From a single Cyprinus carpio isolate SPL01 chromosome A3, ASM1834038v1, whole genome shotgun sequence genomic region:
- the LOC109078638 gene encoding scavenger receptor cysteine-rich type 1 protein M130, with protein MMRSLLNFTLGAQNISLVNGLDACSGRVEIFYTGTWGAVCGQSWDIDDAAVVCRQLGCGRAVIADGQSLFGVRGNVWLSEVNCKGNESSITQCSQRNGNNCPQSNEAGVICSASSVIIIGVVVTAVLLILSALLIILLVRRRRKQKKIQICSRSEVNMQDVLHNDQNEETAEDDYELVDMDDGDHDDVNSESDSDQDYVNVDRDDSEQDYVNVETDYSEQDYVNVNVTENRSTLDSNYEDL; from the exons atgatgaGATCACTGCTTAATTTCACACTCg GAGCTCAAAACATCAGTCTGGTCAATGGTTTAGATGCCTGCTCTGGAAGAGTTGAGATATTTTATACTGGCACGTGGGGGGCAGTGTGTGGTCAATCCTGGGACATTGATGATGCTGCTGTGGTGTGCAGACAGTTGGGATGTGGAAGAGCTGTTATTGCAGATGGCCAGTCTCTTTTTGGGGTAAGGGGTAATGTCTGGCTGAGTGAGGTCAACTGTAAGGGAAACGAGTCATCCATCACACAGTGCTCTCAAAGGAATGGAAATAATTGTCCTCAGAGTAACGAAGCTGGAGTCATATGTTCAG CTTCTTCAGTTATTATCATTGGTGTTGTGGTAACAGCTGTACTGCTCATATTGTCTGCACTGCTGATCATTTTACTGGTGAGGAGGAGacgaaaacaaaagaaaatccaaATATGCTCCCGTTCAGAAG TTAATATGCAAGATGTGCTCCATAATGACCAGAATGAAGAGACTGCTGAGGATGACTATGAGCTTGTAGATATGGATGATGGTGATCATGATGATGTAAACTCTGAGTCTGACTCTGATCAAGATTACGTTAATGTAGATCGCGATGACTCTGAACAAGACTACGTCAATGTGGAAACAGATTATTCAGAACAGGACTACGTCAATGTTAATGTTACAGAAAACAGAAGTACACTGGACAGTAACTATGAAGATTTATGA